A window of Hyperolius riggenbachi isolate aHypRig1 chromosome 1, aHypRig1.pri, whole genome shotgun sequence contains these coding sequences:
- the LOC137549719 gene encoding gap junction beta-1 protein-like, which yields MAMSSEAFQEVETATCMLSGTSSLTSRLSRVCLVVLFCVRCGLLLVGCRTIWQDEEKNFICNSTRILCKPSCFDEFSPISSFNLFSLQTVALVTHAMCVAFLTRSGYQAKEGWLHAQLRRKTVQMKLHILGLISRILIEGLFILTFYKVTEGFIHRRTIHCHTAMCEPFVFCTDINSTIKNVFSLCMCAASAASVMICAWELLNCLPSNQHKNDSSKPSSKKTHF from the coding sequence ATGGCCATGTCCAGTGAAGCATTTCAGGAAGTGGAAACGGCCACCTGCATGCTGAGTGGAACCTCATCGCTCACCTCACGTTTAAGTCGGGTTTGCCTAGTTGTCCTCTTCTGCGTTCGGTGTGGACTTTTGCTAGTTGGTTGTCGGACAATATGGCAAGATGAAGAGAAGAACTTCATTTGCAACTCCACAAGAATCCTCTGCAAGCCTAGCTGCTTTGATGAGTTTTCACCAATTTCCTCATTCAATCTATTCTCTTTGCAGACTGTGGCCTTAGTTACACATGCTATGTGTGTGGCCTTCCTCACTCGCTCAGGCTACCAGGCTAAGGAAGGGTGGCTGCATGCTCAGCTTAGGAGGAAGACTGTTCAGATGAAATTACATATTCTAGGACTGATAAGTAGGATTCTTATAGAGGGCCTCTTTATCCTAACTTTCTATAAAGTAACAGAAGGGTTTATACACCGAAGGACAATTCATTGTCACACAGCCATGTGTGAACCCTTTGTCTTCTGCACAGACATAAACTCAACTATTAAGAATGTCTTCAGCCTGTGCATGTGTGCAGCTTCTGCAGCCAGTGTCATGATCTGCGCCTGGGAATTATTAAACTGCCTGCCATCCAACCAACACAAGAACGATTCCAGCAAGCCATCAAGCAAAAAAACACACTTCTAG